The genomic interval ACGACAATAATATTTGAAGCATACATACATGTGCTATTATTCCCGCTTTTGAGACACTATAAAATAATTAAACCACCTCATTACGAAGACGAGGTGGTTTTAATGTATGATTTACGCATTTGGATCTTGTAATGCAAAAGTTAATTCGCAACTACATGCAATTTGACCATCAACGGTTGCTTTTGCAGTACCTTTACCAATTGGCCCTTTAATTTTTGTAATTTCAACTTCTAACACTAAAGTATCCCCAGGCACCACTTGCTTTTTGAAGCGACATTTATCAATCCCTGCAAATAAAGCCAATTTCCCTTTGTTTTCTTCACTATTTAACATGGCAACTGCGCCTGTTTGTGCCAACGCTTCAGTAATTAAAACACCCGGCATGACAGCATAATCAGGAAAATGTCCTTGGAAAAATGGTTCGTTACCTGATACTTGCTTAATTCCTACACAACGTTGACCCGGTTCGTATTCAACCACTTTATCAATCAATAAAAAAGGTTGTCTGTGCGGGATGATATTTTTAATTTCATTATAATTAAAGATTGTTTCCATTAGTGATGTCCTCCAATTGTTTTGATGATATGTTGCCAGAACCTTAAGTTAAATGTATTCAACACGTTATCATGGTTGATAATAAAGCCTGTCATTAAACCGACTACAAACATAATGATTGCTATAAAAGCAAATAAAGTTAATTTAAAACTGATTGAATCCATTAATGTTTGAAGCCAAGACGTCCATTTAGTCATTAACTCTTTCAATATTTGCACCTAAAGATTTGAGTTTGCCATGAAAATCAACATAGCCACGGTCAAGGTGTTTTAACTCAGTGACAATCGTCTCACCATCAGCAACGAGACCAGCTAAGATCAATGCTGCCGCTGCACGTAAATCAGTCGCTTTCACTTGTGCACCTTGTAACGCACTTTTCCCTTCAATTTTAGCGCTTCGACCTTCAACTGAAATTTGTGCGTTCATACGTTTGAATTCCGCTACATGCATAAAACGGTTTTCAAAAACGGTTTCAGTGACCAGTTTATGCCCTTCAGCTGTGAGGAGTAACGCCATCATTTGAGACTGCATATCTGTTGGGAAACCAGGATGTGGCAATGTTTTAATATCAACAGGCTGTAATTTTTCCGGTGCTGTCACTCGGATGCCCTCTTCTGTATAATCTAATTCGACACCCATTTCTTCTAATTTATATACAAGACTTATCATATGCTCTTTAATCGCACCTTTAACGAGTACATCACCGCGTGTAATAGCTGCTGCAATCATCAACGTTCCGGCTTCAATACGGTCAGGAATGATAGCATGCTTCACACCTTTTAATGATTCA from Staphylococcus sp. MI 10-1553 carries:
- the fabZ gene encoding 3-hydroxyacyl-ACP dehydratase FabZ, whose translation is METIFNYNEIKNIIPHRQPFLLIDKVVEYEPGQRCVGIKQVSGNEPFFQGHFPDYAVMPGVLITEALAQTGAVAMLNSEENKGKLALFAGIDKCRFKKQVVPGDTLVLEVEITKIKGPIGKGTAKATVDGQIACSCELTFALQDPNA
- a CDS encoding DNA-directed RNA polymerase subunit beta translates to MTKWTSWLQTLMDSISFKLTLFAFIAIIMFVVGLMTGFIINHDNVLNTFNLRFWQHIIKTIGGHH